The following are encoded together in the Adhaeribacter arboris genome:
- the prmA gene encoding 50S ribosomal protein L11 methyltransferase: MDFIQVSITAPPELVDILTAELSQYGYDTFMETDEGLDAYTTEDIFSEDDVVAVLERYNQNGRIAYNTQKIEKQNWNEEWEKNFEPLLIGNVCSVRASFHPKPEQVQYDIIINPKMSFGTGHHETTTLMIENQLTIDHQNKRVLDMGCGTGILAIMACKLGAANIVAVDIEDWTVENARENAAVNECTAIEVRLGDVQQIAADVPYNIVLANINRNVLLDDIPAYATKILPGGALVVSGFYTEDLDLIKEKALHSDLTFTSIRTKNNWVSAVFTKQP, from the coding sequence ATGGATTTTATACAAGTTTCCATTACCGCTCCGCCCGAATTAGTAGACATTCTTACCGCCGAATTAAGTCAGTATGGCTACGATACCTTCATGGAAACCGACGAGGGACTAGATGCTTACACTACCGAAGATATTTTTTCGGAGGACGACGTAGTTGCCGTATTGGAGCGCTATAACCAAAATGGCCGCATTGCCTATAATACCCAGAAAATTGAAAAACAAAACTGGAACGAAGAGTGGGAAAAAAACTTTGAACCTTTACTTATTGGCAATGTATGTTCGGTGCGCGCCTCTTTTCATCCTAAGCCGGAGCAGGTACAATACGATATTATTATTAATCCCAAAATGTCGTTTGGTACCGGTCACCACGAAACCACTACCCTCATGATCGAAAACCAACTTACCATTGATCACCAAAACAAAAGAGTATTGGATATGGGTTGTGGCACGGGTATTCTGGCCATTATGGCTTGTAAATTAGGAGCAGCCAATATTGTAGCTGTTGATATTGAAGACTGGACCGTAGAAAACGCCCGCGAGAATGCCGCGGTTAATGAATGTACCGCTATAGAAGTGCGATTAGGCGATGTGCAACAAATTGCGGCCGATGTGCCTTATAATATTGTTTTAGCTAATATAAACCGTAACGTTTTGCTCGATGATATTCCTGCTTATGCGACTAAAATACTTCCTGGAGGAGCTTTAGTAGTAAGTGGGTTTTACACCGAAGACCTGGACTTAATTAAAGAAAAGGCTTTACATTCTGATTTAACTTTTACTTCTATTCGCACTAAAAACAACTGGGTATCGGCGGTATTTACCAAACAGCCCTGA
- a CDS encoding DUF6150 family protein has protein sequence MFLTSDPKYKSLAHYVVYLETEEAFANLVVFKEENKLFADKPGLWYPAPAHDFADHVLFVTTNRAFADFSVFYTKSRSFAGCRE, from the coding sequence GTGTTTCTAACATCTGATCCAAAATATAAAAGCCTGGCTCATTATGTGGTTTACCTGGAAACGGAAGAAGCTTTTGCTAACCTGGTAGTTTTTAAAGAAGAAAATAAGCTATTTGCCGATAAGCCCGGTTTGTGGTATCCCGCTCCGGCACACGATTTTGCCGACCATGTTTTATTTGTAACCACCAACCGGGCTTTCGCTGATTTCTCGGTTTTTTACACTAAGTCGCGTTCCTTTGCCGGTTGCCGGGAATAA
- the tpiA gene encoding triose-phosphate isomerase produces the protein MRKKIVAGNWKMNKTYDEGLSLVSEITNMVQDEVNNDAIVVVCPPFPFLAGIGKALAGNDKVKLGAQNCHQNESGAYTGEVSAAMLKSVGVEYVILGHSERRQYFLEDNQLLEAKVKTALKQGLKPIFCVGESLEQREQDLTFQIIQTQLKEGLFHLSNEEFANVVIAYEPVWAIGTGRTATSAQAQEVHAFIREQIARHYDAQAALDTTILYGGSANPSNARELFSQLDVDGGLIGGASLKSRDFTDIVKSF, from the coding sequence ATGAGAAAGAAAATAGTGGCTGGTAACTGGAAAATGAACAAGACCTACGACGAAGGTCTATCGCTGGTATCCGAAATCACCAATATGGTGCAAGACGAAGTAAATAATGATGCAATCGTAGTAGTTTGTCCACCATTTCCTTTTTTGGCTGGTATCGGGAAAGCTCTGGCAGGCAACGACAAAGTAAAACTGGGGGCCCAAAATTGTCATCAAAACGAAAGCGGCGCTTATACCGGTGAAGTATCGGCGGCTATGCTGAAATCAGTGGGAGTGGAATACGTTATTCTGGGCCATAGCGAGCGCCGCCAGTATTTTCTGGAAGATAACCAATTATTAGAAGCCAAAGTTAAAACTGCTTTAAAACAAGGCCTTAAACCTATTTTTTGCGTCGGCGAATCGTTAGAACAACGGGAGCAGGATTTAACTTTTCAAATTATTCAAACGCAACTAAAAGAAGGCCTTTTTCATTTAAGTAACGAAGAATTTGCAAATGTTGTCATTGCGTACGAACCAGTTTGGGCGATTGGTACCGGCAGAACCGCCACCAGTGCGCAGGCTCAGGAAGTACATGCTTTTATCCGGGAACAAATTGCCCGCCATTACGATGCGCAGGCCGCGCTGGATACTACCATTTTGTACGGCGGCAGCGCTAACCCAAGTAATGCCCGTGAGTTATTTTCGCAACTAGATGTAGACGGTGGTTTAATTGGCGGAGCTTCTTTAAAATCCCGCGATTTTACCGATATCGTAAAATCCTTCTGA
- a CDS encoding SIR2 family NAD-dependent protein deacylase has product MNSAHLSALFNKIRNEDVTFWVGAGFSLYAGYKSGIALKEYLFDNLSKEEQLYINLNLEFTQFMEKYIELKGSKNSLIESLKTLYLEQSPKSIVYHKKLANVPHVKDIITTNYDRLFELAYVDKLEVIYKQEQIPLINKNKKRLFKIHGDLADPLSIIISETDYKRAASEQRTNLIWPIIQESIITKSIVFIGYNLEDSDINKLFNNIRKQLKNLKKEQFFIAPNISTSKIKNLKEYGIKYINLKGEDFIDELIKNINHNLISDYDKERISEKTLKDYLQPHQLEPSLIVENNKYRISGLKNKNPQANLLNVKLDLNEMVSNKFNDFIHGKSSNNIRISNKDVKDIQAFIGDIRIIDGTDFSFLELKIHPNFESKVAFLFLETDTELEDIPLKVYYSENNVKCMIEFSKSKLTIFLSNIRPDSSYINFKFDNSDGYSTTREELRIYTLLYNISKGQRFKAIFPEGQSFEGVISGNKKVFDEANYLKDYFTKLKIIENNFGFRFEFIDAISESTYNLVNNLVKVIEDGYFVYTIDKELTLEFKTKTKFNWNQISIKTIKITFTSEPISINLNNKKIELGYKIYTITNPVVVHDNQTKYDRVKVKNFPIGIHVSFKSSLNEIEKANRPFLLTIED; this is encoded by the coding sequence ATGAATTCAGCACATTTGTCTGCCTTATTCAATAAAATAAGAAATGAAGATGTTACTTTCTGGGTTGGAGCTGGCTTTTCTTTATACGCAGGATATAAATCCGGGATTGCCTTAAAAGAATATTTGTTTGATAACTTAAGCAAAGAAGAACAGCTATATATTAATCTTAACTTAGAATTTACTCAATTTATGGAAAAATATATAGAATTAAAAGGTAGCAAAAATTCTTTAATTGAAAGTCTAAAAACTTTATATTTAGAACAGTCTCCTAAAAGTATTGTTTACCATAAAAAGTTAGCAAACGTACCTCACGTAAAGGATATTATTACAACTAATTATGATCGGCTTTTTGAACTTGCTTATGTAGATAAGTTAGAAGTAATTTATAAACAAGAACAAATTCCATTGATAAACAAGAACAAAAAAAGACTTTTTAAAATTCACGGAGATTTAGCCGACCCGCTATCAATTATAATTTCAGAAACAGATTATAAGAGAGCTGCGAGTGAACAAAGAACAAATCTTATATGGCCCATTATTCAAGAAAGTATAATAACTAAATCAATTGTCTTCATTGGTTATAATTTAGAAGATTCAGATATAAATAAACTATTTAATAATATTCGAAAGCAATTGAAAAACTTAAAAAAAGAACAGTTTTTTATTGCTCCAAATATATCAACTTCAAAAATAAAAAATTTAAAGGAGTATGGAATTAAATACATAAACCTTAAAGGTGAAGATTTTATTGACGAGTTAATTAAGAATATAAATCATAATCTAATATCTGATTATGACAAAGAGAGAATAAGTGAGAAGACTCTTAAAGATTACCTACAGCCTCATCAGCTTGAACCATCCTTGATTGTTGAAAATAATAAATACAGAATTAGTGGACTTAAAAATAAAAACCCTCAAGCTAATTTATTAAATGTTAAATTAGACTTAAATGAGATGGTTTCAAATAAGTTCAATGATTTTATACATGGAAAATCTTCAAACAATATTAGGATTTCAAATAAAGATGTAAAAGACATTCAAGCATTTATAGGTGACATAAGAATAATAGATGGAACCGATTTTTCATTTTTAGAATTAAAAATTCATCCAAATTTTGAATCAAAAGTAGCTTTTTTATTTCTAGAGACAGATACAGAACTTGAAGATATTCCATTAAAGGTCTATTATTCTGAAAATAATGTTAAGTGCATGATTGAGTTTTCAAAGTCAAAGCTAACTATTTTTTTAAGTAATATTAGACCTGACTCATCATATATAAACTTTAAATTTGACAATAGTGATGGATATTCTACTACTAGAGAAGAATTAAGAATTTATACGTTGCTTTATAATATATCTAAAGGTCAAAGGTTTAAAGCTATATTTCCCGAAGGGCAATCATTTGAAGGTGTAATTTCAGGAAATAAAAAAGTATTTGACGAAGCAAATTATTTAAAAGATTACTTTACCAAATTAAAAATAATTGAAAATAATTTTGGTTTTAGATTTGAGTTTATTGATGCTATTTCTGAGTCTACCTACAATTTAGTCAATAATTTAGTTAAAGTTATAGAGGATGGATATTTTGTGTATACAATAGATAAAGAACTTACTCTTGAGTTCAAAACAAAAACAAAATTCAATTGGAATCAAATTAGTATAAAAACCATTAAAATAACATTCACCTCAGAACCGATATCTATAAATCTAAATAATAAAAAAATCGAATTGGGTTATAAAATATACACTATAACTAACCCAGTTGTAGTTCACGATAACCAGACGAAATATGATCGGGTAAAAGTTAAAAATTTCCCTATTGGAATACATGTAAGCTTTAAATCTTCTTTAAATGAAATAGAAAAAGCAAATCGACCTTTTTTACTTACTATTGAAGATTAA
- the uvrA gene encoding excinuclease ABC subunit UvrA produces MTTATIHQTDIDTLDPKEFIIIKGARVHNLKNLSVALPRNQFIVVTGLSGSGKSSLAFDTLYAEGQRMYVESLSSYARQFLGRMDKPDVDYIRGISPAIAIEQKVSIKNNRSTVGTSTEIYDYLKLLYARIGKTISPISGNQVRKDNVADVVDFIFNLEDGSRIVILAPLQVQPDRKLTKELDLLLQKGYSRIYNNDQVLFIEDVISADAADITGDVYVLVDRAVLRKDDEDLQFRISDSVQTAFFEGHGECHVLYGDQKRVFSNKFELDGMTFEEPSVNFFSFNNPYGACQRCEGFGNVLGIDEDLVIPDKTLSVYEGAIAPWRTEKMSEWQVPLIKNGIRFDFPIHRPYNELTEEQRQLLWTGNQYFDGLDAFFAHVQAQTHKIQYRVMLSRYRGRTTCPDCRGTRLRKDASYVKINGTSITDLLLKPITGVLEFFQNIQLTEHELQVADRLVIEITNRLSYLVRVGLGYLTLNRLSSTLSGGESQRINLATSLGSALVGSMYILDEPSIGLHPRDAEQLIGVLRSLQKIGNTVIVVEHEEKMMEIADQIIDIGPEAGSGGGNLMFQGTYPEMLKSTETYTAQYLNGKRQVEVPVKRRQWRNTIEIVGARENNLKNITVKFPLDVMTVITGVSGSGKSTLIKRILHPALAKVLGGHSDATGKFDKIQGSYSKISHVEFVDQNPIGKSSRSNPVTYVKAYDAIRSLFADQPLAKARGLKPSHFSFNIEGGRCEVCQGEGQVKIEMQFMADIYLTCEACHGQKFKQDILEIKYHDKNIAEVLDMTIADSIQFFKEQPKIIEKLKPLDDVGLGYIRLGQSSNTLSGGEAQRVKLASFLTKGATAHSEGILFIFDEPSTGLHFHDINKLLTAINALIDKGNSVVIIEHNMDIIKCADWIIDMGPEGGTNGGHLLFEGTPEEMVKLEGNATADYLREKLV; encoded by the coding sequence ATGACAACAGCAACTATCCATCAAACCGATATAGATACCCTTGACCCGAAGGAATTCATTATAATTAAAGGCGCACGCGTACACAATCTTAAAAACTTAAGCGTAGCCTTGCCGCGTAACCAGTTTATTGTGGTAACTGGGTTATCCGGCTCAGGTAAATCGTCGTTAGCCTTCGATACCTTATACGCCGAAGGGCAGCGGATGTACGTGGAAAGCCTCAGCTCCTACGCCCGCCAGTTTTTGGGCCGCATGGACAAACCCGACGTAGATTATATTCGCGGCATTAGTCCGGCGATTGCCATTGAACAAAAAGTAAGTATTAAAAATAACCGCTCTACGGTAGGTACCAGCACCGAAATCTACGATTATCTTAAGCTGTTATATGCCCGCATTGGAAAAACTATTTCGCCAATTTCCGGAAACCAGGTACGCAAAGATAATGTAGCCGATGTGGTTGACTTTATTTTTAATTTAGAAGATGGCAGCCGGATAGTAATTCTAGCCCCCCTACAAGTACAGCCCGACCGAAAACTGACCAAAGAGCTTGACTTACTTCTGCAAAAAGGGTACTCCCGGATTTACAATAACGACCAGGTTTTATTTATTGAAGATGTTATTAGTGCCGATGCCGCCGATATAACCGGCGACGTGTATGTACTGGTAGACCGGGCCGTATTGCGTAAAGACGACGAAGATCTACAATTCCGGATTTCCGATTCGGTACAAACCGCTTTTTTCGAAGGCCACGGCGAATGCCACGTTCTATACGGCGACCAAAAACGCGTTTTCTCCAATAAATTTGAACTCGACGGAATGACTTTTGAAGAGCCATCGGTTAATTTTTTCTCGTTTAATAATCCTTACGGGGCCTGCCAGCGTTGCGAAGGTTTTGGTAATGTATTAGGTATTGATGAAGATTTAGTTATTCCGGATAAAACCCTAAGCGTGTACGAGGGAGCCATTGCGCCCTGGCGGACCGAAAAAATGAGCGAATGGCAGGTTCCTTTAATTAAAAACGGCATTCGTTTCGATTTTCCCATTCACCGGCCTTACAACGAACTTACCGAAGAACAAAGGCAGCTGCTCTGGACGGGTAATCAGTACTTTGATGGGTTGGATGCTTTTTTTGCGCACGTGCAGGCGCAAACGCATAAAATACAATACCGCGTAATGCTCAGCCGCTACCGGGGCCGCACCACCTGCCCCGATTGCCGGGGAACGCGCTTGCGTAAAGATGCGAGCTACGTAAAAATTAACGGTACCAGCATTACCGATTTACTTTTAAAACCAATTACCGGCGTTCTGGAATTTTTCCAAAACATCCAGTTAACCGAACACGAATTGCAGGTAGCCGACCGCTTAGTAATAGAAATTACCAACCGCTTAAGCTATTTGGTGCGGGTAGGTTTAGGATATCTTACTTTAAATCGTTTATCGTCTACTTTATCCGGTGGAGAGTCGCAGCGTATTAACCTGGCAACTTCTTTGGGTAGTGCCTTGGTAGGTTCTATGTATATTCTGGACGAGCCCAGTATTGGTCTGCACCCGCGCGATGCCGAGCAGTTAATTGGCGTTTTGCGCTCACTCCAGAAAATTGGTAATACCGTAATTGTGGTAGAGCACGAAGAAAAAATGATGGAAATTGCTGACCAGATTATTGATATTGGTCCGGAAGCGGGTTCGGGTGGCGGTAATCTTATGTTTCAAGGCACTTATCCGGAAATGCTAAAATCTACCGAAACGTATACGGCGCAATATTTAAACGGCAAACGCCAGGTAGAAGTGCCGGTAAAGCGCCGCCAGTGGCGTAACACCATTGAGATTGTGGGTGCCCGCGAGAATAATCTCAAGAATATTACCGTAAAATTTCCGCTGGATGTAATGACCGTTATAACCGGCGTGAGTGGTTCGGGTAAGTCTACGCTTATTAAACGTATTCTGCATCCGGCCTTGGCAAAAGTACTTGGCGGTCACTCCGATGCCACCGGTAAATTCGATAAAATTCAGGGCAGCTACAGTAAAATTTCGCACGTAGAGTTCGTGGACCAGAATCCAATCGGCAAGTCATCGCGTTCTAACCCGGTTACCTACGTAAAAGCGTACGACGCTATCCGCTCCTTATTTGCCGACCAGCCGCTGGCCAAAGCCCGGGGCTTAAAGCCGTCGCATTTTTCGTTTAACATTGAGGGTGGCCGCTGCGAAGTGTGCCAGGGGGAAGGCCAGGTGAAAATTGAAATGCAGTTTATGGCCGATATTTACCTTACCTGCGAGGCCTGTCACGGGCAGAAATTCAAACAAGACATTCTCGAAATTAAGTACCACGATAAAAACATAGCCGAGGTGCTTGACATGACGATTGCCGACAGCATCCAGTTCTTTAAAGAACAGCCGAAAATCATTGAGAAATTAAAGCCGCTCGATGACGTAGGTTTGGGATATATCCGATTGGGGCAATCTTCTAATACGCTTTCCGGCGGCGAAGCACAACGGGTAAAATTGGCTTCTTTTTTAACGAAAGGAGCCACCGCTCATTCCGAAGGCATTTTGTTTATTTTCGACGAACCTTCCACCGGACTGCACTTTCACGATATCAACAAACTGCTAACCGCCATTAACGCGCTCATTGATAAAGGAAATTCCGTGGTTATTATTGAGCACAACATGGATATTATTAAATGCGCCGACTGGATTATTGATATGGGCCCGGAAGGTGGCACCAATGGTGGTCATTTATTATTTGAAGGTACTCCCGAAGAAATGGTAAAATTAGAAGGTAACGCCACCGCCGATTATTTGCGGGAAAAGCTCGTTTAG
- a CDS encoding 30S ribosomal protein THX, with product MGKGDIKSKKGKITKGSFGNSRPHKVKKNTAPKKETGIVGKIVEKVKDIIK from the coding sequence ATGGGAAAAGGAGATATAAAATCCAAAAAAGGCAAAATTACGAAAGGCAGTTTTGGCAATAGCCGTCCGCACAAAGTAAAAAAGAACACCGCACCTAAAAAAGAAACCGGCATTGTAGGCAAAATTGTAGAAAAGGTAAAGGATATAATTAAGTAG